The following proteins are co-located in the Myroides profundi genome:
- a CDS encoding polysaccharide biosynthesis protein: protein MNNALKRQLKRDTPRGIIFIIDLLIVLFTYFISNLLLTNFFGNFSIELMLKRIPVLLVCYIVSFLIFKPFKGVIRQTSIKDIETIFISCLFSGAIMMIVSSLQRNEFLGSSLEPYLRYSYSFVLLHLFFTSAMLILARLFYSQFYRSYVLDVRNHKRVIIYGAGDSGIITVGALQGDTKVRTHIVAFVDDNSSKSGNRLGGYKIHNPSILDETYVTSNRIDEIIISIQNITRERLNDISEVLEKLPVKIKIIPPATDWLDGSYTNKQIKELKIDDLLGRKAIQLDNPIIGREIDDKVVLITGAAGSIGSEIARQVARFNFKKLILVDHAESPLYDVQQTMVSNKCSDIVYVVGNIRDTKKMESLFELYRPNLVYHAAAYKHVPLMESFPYEAIHTNVKGTKVIADLSVQFGVSKFVMVSTDKAVNPTNVMGATKRAAELYVSTLKDNGVTSFIVTRFGNVLGSNGSVIPLFKRQIDAGGPLTVTHQDITRFFMTIPEACQLVLEASIMGNGGEIFVFDMGKSMKIFDLAKRMIRLSGYSYPEDIDIKITGLRPGEKIFEELLANDENTVKTHHEKIMIAKVRNQDLDMVKANLEMICNYVCENEGQDDVEYLVKQLKTIVPEFKSQNSRFECLDEEIEKCSVS from the coding sequence ATGAATAATGCGCTGAAAAGACAGTTAAAGCGTGATACACCCAGGGGTATCATATTTATAATAGACTTGTTAATTGTCTTGTTTACTTATTTTATTTCAAACCTTTTGTTAACTAATTTTTTTGGTAATTTCTCTATTGAATTAATGTTAAAGAGAATACCAGTATTATTAGTTTGCTATATAGTTAGTTTTTTAATATTTAAACCTTTTAAAGGTGTTATTAGACAAACGAGTATAAAAGATATTGAGACTATTTTTATTTCTTGTTTGTTTTCTGGTGCAATCATGATGATTGTAAGTTCACTACAACGAAATGAGTTCTTAGGATCTAGTTTAGAGCCTTATTTGAGATATTCGTATTCCTTCGTATTATTACATCTATTCTTTACGTCAGCGATGCTTATTTTGGCTCGTTTGTTCTACAGTCAGTTTTACCGTAGTTATGTATTAGATGTTAGAAATCATAAGCGCGTTATTATTTATGGAGCGGGTGATTCTGGAATTATTACTGTAGGCGCATTACAAGGGGATACAAAAGTAAGAACACATATTGTAGCTTTTGTAGATGATAATAGTAGTAAATCAGGTAATAGGTTAGGTGGTTACAAAATACATAATCCTTCTATCCTTGATGAAACTTATGTAACTAGTAATCGTATTGATGAAATAATTATTTCAATTCAGAATATTACTAGAGAAAGATTAAATGATATATCTGAAGTATTAGAGAAGCTTCCTGTTAAGATTAAGATTATACCACCAGCTACGGATTGGTTAGATGGTTCTTATACTAATAAACAAATTAAGGAGTTAAAAATTGATGATTTACTAGGACGTAAAGCAATACAGTTAGACAATCCTATTATTGGTCGAGAGATAGATGATAAAGTAGTGTTGATTACTGGTGCTGCTGGTTCTATTGGAAGTGAGATAGCTAGACAAGTAGCTCGTTTTAACTTTAAGAAACTTATATTAGTCGACCATGCTGAATCTCCTTTGTATGATGTGCAACAGACTATGGTTTCTAATAAATGTAGTGATATTGTTTATGTTGTTGGAAATATTAGGGATACAAAGAAAATGGAATCTTTATTTGAACTTTATAGACCTAATTTAGTATATCACGCAGCAGCTTATAAACATGTTCCTCTAATGGAATCGTTCCCTTATGAGGCTATTCATACAAATGTAAAAGGTACTAAAGTGATTGCAGACTTATCAGTTCAATTTGGAGTGTCAAAGTTTGTGATGGTATCTACGGATAAAGCTGTTAATCCTACTAACGTTATGGGGGCGACTAAGCGCGCAGCTGAACTGTATGTATCAACATTAAAAGATAATGGTGTTACAAGCTTTATAGTAACTCGTTTTGGGAATGTTCTAGGGTCTAATGGATCTGTGATTCCATTGTTTAAACGTCAGATTGATGCTGGAGGTCCATTAACAGTAACACATCAAGATATTACTCGTTTCTTTATGACGATTCCTGAAGCTTGTCAGTTAGTGTTAGAAGCTTCAATTATGGGTAATGGAGGAGAAATCTTTGTTTTCGATATGGGTAAATCTATGAAGATATTTGACTTAGCTAAGCGTATGATACGACTGAGTGGTTATAGTTATCCTGAAGATATCGACATTAAGATTACTGGTCTAAGACCTGGAGAGAAGATATTCGAAGAATTATTAGCTAATGATGAGAATACGGTGAAGACGCATCATGAAAAGATAATGATTGCTAAAGTACGTAATCAAGATTTAGATATGGTAAAAGCGAATTTAGAGATGATTTGTAACTATGTGTGTGAGAATGAGGGACAGGATGATGTAGAATACTTAGTGAAGCAGTTAAAGACAATTGTACCAGAGTTTAAGTCTCAGAATTCAAGATTTGAATGCTTAGATGAAGAAATAGAAAAATGTTCAGTTAGTTAA
- a CDS encoding MutS-related protein, whose amino-acid sequence MNWILGTLILLILYILLDKKRNRNKRKAQLQKLKENWGHPKGFTDFNFDKIASYHLALSHTTSYQKISQTINQDLDLDDTFTYLDRTHSLIGQQYLYHKLHTIKSPEEVRDLDQTINFFRTDSDERIKVQILLSTLTNRSIYYYHTLFTHNITINRSKLKLAYALNIITISSVLLSLHSLIWILLLLPIFSINLVLHYKNKYAQYDQLSATQNFKHILTSTIQLVRMQKLSTAYDFTETKNAISKLRKLNTLTYFFTSDSAIKDEITTLVMFPIELLKIMLNIEVITFESFLLRAQDAKEELKTSFETIAKIDTAISIASLQTNNQLCQPIFHNSKEIRIEDLIHPLIKNCVSNTIHLKNKSLLLTGSNMAGKTTFIRALTLNTILAQTIGYVFATSYKANFYQINSSIRITDDLHNDTSYYLQEVKQIKRFIIQSNTTDPQLYVLDEILKGTNTKERISAAYAILKYLNKEKDIVIVSTHDIELIELLEKEGYQCQYLQESIVDNELHFDYKLKLGQPQTTNAIKILELNDFPTEITDLAYSTKKMFS is encoded by the coding sequence ATGAACTGGATCCTAGGTACACTTATATTACTGATACTATATATTCTTCTTGATAAAAAAAGGAATAGAAACAAAAGAAAAGCTCAACTTCAAAAATTAAAAGAAAACTGGGGGCATCCTAAGGGATTTACTGATTTTAATTTTGACAAAATAGCATCCTACCATCTTGCATTAAGTCATACTACATCGTATCAAAAAATTAGTCAAACCATTAATCAAGATCTTGATCTAGATGATACGTTTACTTATCTAGACAGAACACACTCCTTAATAGGACAACAATACTTATATCATAAACTGCACACCATTAAGTCACCAGAAGAAGTAAGAGATCTTGATCAAACAATTAATTTCTTCAGAACTGACAGTGATGAGAGGATAAAAGTACAAATATTACTAAGTACCTTAACGAATAGAAGTATATACTACTATCACACTCTATTCACTCATAATATCACAATAAATCGTTCTAAGCTAAAGCTAGCTTATGCATTGAATATTATTACAATTAGTTCTGTACTATTAAGTTTACATAGTTTAATCTGGATACTATTATTGCTTCCTATATTTAGTATCAACTTAGTTTTACACTATAAAAATAAATATGCACAATATGATCAGCTAAGTGCTACACAAAACTTTAAACATATTCTTACTTCAACTATACAGTTAGTAAGGATGCAAAAGCTATCTACTGCATATGATTTTACTGAAACTAAAAATGCTATATCTAAACTGCGTAAATTAAATACACTAACCTATTTTTTTACATCAGACAGCGCTATTAAAGATGAAATAACTACATTAGTAATGTTCCCTATAGAACTACTAAAAATAATGCTTAATATAGAAGTTATAACCTTCGAATCTTTTCTCTTAAGAGCACAAGATGCTAAAGAAGAACTAAAAACCTCTTTTGAAACAATTGCTAAAATTGATACTGCAATCTCAATAGCTTCTCTACAGACAAATAATCAACTATGCCAACCTATATTTCACAATAGCAAAGAAATACGAATAGAAGATCTAATCCATCCATTAATCAAAAATTGTGTAAGTAATACAATACATTTAAAAAATAAAAGCCTACTACTAACAGGCTCTAATATGGCTGGTAAAACTACATTCATAAGAGCATTAACATTAAATACAATATTAGCTCAAACAATAGGGTATGTATTCGCTACATCATATAAAGCTAATTTTTACCAAATCAATAGTTCTATCCGAATAACAGATGACTTACATAATGACACTAGCTATTACCTACAAGAAGTGAAACAAATAAAGCGCTTTATAATACAATCAAATACTACAGATCCACAATTATATGTATTAGACGAAATACTAAAAGGAACTAATACAAAAGAAAGAATCTCCGCTGCGTACGCTATACTTAAATATCTAAATAAAGAGAAAGATATAGTTATTGTATCCACACATGATATCGAACTCATTGAGCTACTAGAAAAAGAAGGTTATCAATGTCAATACTTACAAGAAAGTATTGTCGACAATGAGTTACATTTTGACTACAAATTAAAACTAGGTCAGCCACAAACAACCAATGCAATCAAAATATTAGAATTAAATGATTTCCCTACAGAGATTACAGATCTAGCTTATAGCACAAAAAAAATGTTCAGTTAA
- the metK gene encoding methionine adenosyltransferase — translation MAYYFTSESVSEGHPDKIADQISDALIDNFLAFDQDSKVACETLVTTGQVVLAGEVKSKTYLDVQQIAREVIKRIGYTKSEYMFDANSCGILSAIHEQSADINQGVDRKSPEEQGAGDQGMMFGYATKETEDYMPLALDLSHKLLQELAAIRRENTEVTYLRPDAKSQVTLEYDDNNTPIRIVTIVLSTQHDDFVQPTDNSAQAKEVAEKAMQARIEKDIKEILITRLLNKYPQYKYLFENNEEIEYLINPTGVFVIGGPHGDTGLTGRKIIVDTYGGKGAHGGGAFSGKDPSKVDRSAAYATRHIAKNLVAAGVADEVLVQVSYAIGVAKPTGLYINTYGTSNVNLTDGEIAKKVSELFDLRPYFIETSLKLRNPIYSETAAYGHMGRKPQVVKKVFTRPGGETKEVEVELFTWEKLDRVEDIKAKFSL, via the coding sequence ATGGCTTATTACTTTACATCTGAATCAGTTAGTGAAGGACATCCAGATAAAATTGCTGATCAAATCTCTGATGCTTTAATCGATAACTTTTTAGCATTCGATCAAGATTCTAAAGTAGCTTGTGAAACTTTAGTAACAACAGGACAAGTAGTTTTAGCTGGTGAAGTTAAATCTAAAACATACCTAGACGTACAACAAATCGCTAGAGAGGTAATCAAACGTATTGGTTACACTAAGAGTGAATATATGTTTGACGCTAACTCATGTGGTATCTTGTCTGCTATCCATGAACAATCTGCAGATATCAACCAAGGAGTAGACAGAAAGAGTCCAGAAGAACAAGGAGCTGGTGACCAAGGGATGATGTTTGGTTATGCAACTAAAGAAACTGAAGACTATATGCCTCTAGCATTAGACCTTTCTCATAAATTGTTACAAGAATTAGCAGCTATCCGTAGAGAAAACACGGAAGTTACTTATTTAAGACCAGATGCGAAAAGTCAGGTTACATTAGAATATGATGATAACAATACTCCTATCAGAATCGTTACTATCGTACTTTCTACTCAACATGATGATTTCGTTCAACCAACGGATAACTCTGCTCAAGCTAAAGAAGTTGCTGAGAAAGCAATGCAAGCAAGAATAGAGAAAGACATCAAAGAGATCTTAATTACTCGTCTTTTAAATAAATATCCTCAATACAAATATTTATTTGAGAATAATGAAGAAATAGAGTACTTAATCAATCCAACAGGTGTATTCGTTATTGGAGGTCCTCATGGAGATACAGGATTGACTGGTCGTAAGATTATCGTAGATACTTATGGTGGTAAAGGTGCTCACGGTGGAGGTGCTTTCTCTGGTAAAGACCCTAGTAAAGTAGACCGTAGTGCAGCTTACGCAACTAGACATATCGCTAAGAACCTAGTGGCAGCAGGTGTTGCTGATGAAGTATTAGTTCAAGTTTCTTATGCTATTGGAGTTGCTAAACCTACAGGTTTATACATCAATACTTACGGTACAAGCAATGTTAATCTAACTGATGGTGAAATCGCTAAAAAAGTTAGTGAGTTATTTGACTTAAGACCATACTTCATTGAAACTAGTCTTAAATTAAGAAACCCTATCTATAGTGAGACAGCTGCTTATGGACATATGGGACGTAAACCTCAAGTAGTGAAAAAAGTATTCACTAGACCTGGTGGAGAAACTAAAGAAGTAGAAGTAGAATTATTCACTTGGGAAAAATTAGACAGAGTAGAAGATATCAAAGCTAAATTTAGCTTATAA
- a CDS encoding carbonic anhydrase family protein, with amino-acid sequence MRLHNIEDQKLVTPKLALDFLVEGNKRFVENLKAHSNLLEQVNSTKEGQFPFAIILSCIDSRTSAELIFDQGLGDIFSARIAGNVLNEDIIGSMEFACKLAGSKLIMVLGHSHCGAITGACKGAKLGHLTNLLAKVEPSIDYVKANNSELDIHSKEAVDLVAYHNVEYTIDHILNTSTVLSEMYEAGEIGIVGAFYKVETGEVNIVKEMFIDKK; translated from the coding sequence ATGAGACTACACAACATAGAAGACCAAAAATTAGTTACACCAAAATTAGCTTTAGATTTCTTAGTGGAAGGAAATAAGCGTTTTGTAGAAAACTTAAAAGCACATAGTAATCTGTTAGAGCAAGTAAACTCTACTAAAGAAGGGCAGTTTCCATTCGCTATTATCTTGAGTTGTATCGACAGCCGTACATCTGCAGAGCTAATCTTTGACCAAGGGTTAGGAGATATCTTTAGTGCACGTATTGCTGGTAATGTCTTGAATGAAGATATTATTGGATCTATGGAATTTGCATGTAAATTAGCGGGTAGTAAGCTTATCATGGTTTTAGGACATTCACATTGTGGAGCTATTACTGGAGCTTGTAAAGGTGCTAAATTAGGGCATTTAACTAATCTATTAGCTAAGGTAGAGCCATCGATTGATTATGTAAAGGCTAATAATAGTGAATTAGACATCCATTCTAAAGAAGCTGTTGATTTAGTAGCATATCACAACGTAGAGTATACTATCGATCATATCCTAAATACAAGTACTGTACTTAGTGAGATGTATGAAGCTGGTGAAATAGGTATAGTAGGAGCTTTTTATAAAGTAGAAACAGGAGAGGTGAATATCGTTAAAGAGATGTTCATCGATAAAAAATAG
- a CDS encoding carbonic anhydrase: MAYSEFYKKLLDNNKQWVEEKLADNPNYFKHLSQEQKPPVLWIGCSDSRVPANEIIGAGPGDVFVHRNIANMVIHSDMNMLSVLDYAVNILKVKDIIVCGHYGCGGVLAAMKNHSYGIIDNWIRHIKTVYRLHNHELDQIEDEVERFNRFVELNVHEQVYDLAKTSIVQEAWARNQELSIHGWVYGLNSGYVTDMNVNLMSNQDLDEVYQLRFRKI, translated from the coding sequence ATGGCATATAGTGAATTTTATAAGAAGCTATTAGATAATAATAAACAGTGGGTAGAGGAGAAATTAGCTGACAACCCTAATTATTTTAAGCATTTATCACAAGAACAAAAACCTCCTGTATTATGGATAGGTTGTTCTGACAGTAGGGTACCAGCTAATGAGATTATCGGAGCAGGTCCTGGAGACGTATTTGTACATCGTAATATTGCTAATATGGTGATTCACTCTGATATGAATATGCTCAGTGTACTAGACTATGCTGTAAATATCTTAAAAGTAAAGGATATTATTGTTTGTGGACATTACGGATGTGGTGGAGTATTAGCTGCTATGAAAAATCACTCTTATGGTATTATCGATAACTGGATTAGACATATCAAAACAGTGTATAGATTACACAACCATGAACTAGATCAGATAGAGGATGAAGTAGAGCGTTTTAATCGTTTTGTAGAACTAAATGTGCACGAGCAAGTGTATGATTTAGCTAAAACATCTATTGTTCAAGAAGCTTGGGCACGCAACCAGGAGTTAAGTATACACGGTTGGGTATATGGATTAAACTCTGGTTATGTTACCGATATGAATGTAAACTTGATGAGTAATCAAGATCTAGACGAAGTATACCAACTTCGATTTAGAAAGATATAG
- a CDS encoding LETM1-related biofilm-associated protein, giving the protein MNPSTNGWIKKYFTEHLDYQIFSTQNCHEISTQIRRIGFSYGIIDIDELPSIYKNFKYTQEELSKICYLQLLEKIYYIYNNGDNQQNFIDKLIEFYEVFIPHKSNIFSSFFEEKNPYNKLENIFSIRCKEHFFSQSKNNDFVLNMILLFIDILAFEAYINEKTDPTIFIQHTVEQLKEITLSVKRNKEELSKKDLQLIDFLDKNNNSASVDSIKPNTPISSFEANFMIDYIVCNSWKNDIQEIILPNFEEEPFLSIPYSQTMIEESIFYFSIVLVKNKYDYHYYKSSNLFDNVIKNSTSYIELLLTRNKTRLVNELQKNTQLMKLLVDSTHRDLNKEEKKMVKKQTIEVIKTIPSLAIFILPGGGILLPILLKFIPSLLPSSFNENTEQ; this is encoded by the coding sequence ATGAACCCATCTACTAACGGCTGGATCAAAAAATACTTTACAGAACACCTAGACTATCAGATCTTCTCTACTCAGAATTGTCATGAGATTTCAACACAGATTAGAAGAATAGGATTCAGTTATGGAATAATTGATATTGATGAATTACCAAGTATTTATAAAAATTTTAAATACACACAAGAAGAACTGTCTAAGATCTGCTACTTACAGCTTTTAGAAAAGATCTATTATATATATAACAATGGGGATAATCAACAGAATTTCATCGATAAGCTCATAGAGTTTTACGAAGTATTCATTCCTCATAAGAGTAATATATTCTCTTCATTCTTTGAAGAAAAGAACCCTTATAACAAACTAGAAAACATCTTTTCTATCAGATGTAAAGAACACTTCTTTTCTCAGTCAAAAAACAATGACTTTGTACTAAATATGATTCTATTATTCATTGATATACTAGCATTCGAGGCTTATATCAATGAAAAAACAGATCCTACGATCTTTATACAACACACAGTAGAACAATTAAAAGAAATAACATTATCTGTTAAAAGAAATAAAGAGGAATTAAGTAAAAAAGACCTACAACTAATAGACTTTTTAGACAAAAACAATAATAGCGCATCTGTTGATTCAATAAAACCGAATACTCCTATCAGTAGTTTTGAGGCAAACTTTATGATAGACTACATCGTATGTAACTCTTGGAAAAATGATATACAAGAAATTATACTACCTAACTTCGAGGAAGAGCCATTCTTGTCTATTCCTTATTCACAAACGATGATAGAAGAGAGTATTTTTTACTTTTCGATAGTACTAGTCAAGAATAAATATGATTACCATTATTACAAATCAAGCAACTTATTTGATAATGTTATCAAGAACTCTACAAGCTATATAGAGCTATTGCTAACGCGAAACAAAACTAGGCTAGTAAATGAATTACAAAAGAACACCCAACTAATGAAGTTATTAGTGGATTCTACGCATAGAGATTTAAATAAAGAAGAAAAAAAGATGGTCAAAAAACAAACTATAGAAGTTATTAAAACCATCCCTTCTCTTGCTATCTTTATTTTACCTGGAGGAGGTATATTATTACCTATTTTATTAAAGTTTATCCCTTCATTACTACCCTCTTCATTTAATGAAAATACAGAGCAGTAA
- the rimK gene encoding 30S ribosomal protein S6--L-glutamate ligase: MLDKVIVGSEEWCSFSTLNIPAIKARVDSGAKTSALHAINIVPFEKEGEKWVKFDVNPLQNNGKTVIHCESKVIDKRIVKSSSGSRESRYVIQTEISIADTNWVIELTLTNRDSMGYRMLLGREAMGGRVLVDPEKHFLLGQPTTEKLEEYYTKPKTEKKGLRIGLLASNPELYSNKRIIEAGELRGHEMHFLNLKYCYMKLDANQPEIHYRGGRVLNDFDAVIPRIRPSMTYYGCALTRHFESLKVYSLNSAAAIAQSRDKLFSLQLLLNNGVDIPTTGFANSPLDTNDLIKMVGGSPLIVKLLEGTQGKGVVLAETKKAAESVINAFKSLNANILVQEFIKEANGKDIRCFVVDGKVVAAIQREALPGEFRANIHLGGTASVIKVTPEEKKIAIKAAKAMNLKVAGVDIIRSAKGPLLLEVNSSPGLEGIEGATNKDIASEMIKAIEKQVKW; the protein is encoded by the coding sequence ATGTTAGACAAAGTTATTGTTGGTAGTGAAGAATGGTGTTCTTTTTCTACTTTAAATATCCCTGCTATTAAAGCGCGTGTTGATTCGGGTGCTAAGACATCTGCGTTACATGCTATAAACATTGTTCCTTTTGAAAAAGAGGGAGAAAAGTGGGTCAAATTTGATGTCAATCCTCTGCAAAACAATGGAAAAACTGTTATCCACTGTGAATCTAAGGTAATAGATAAAAGAATCGTGAAGAGCTCTAGTGGCTCTAGAGAATCTAGATACGTAATCCAAACAGAAATATCCATTGCGGATACAAACTGGGTAATAGAACTGACTTTGACTAATAGAGATTCTATGGGATATAGAATGCTACTAGGAAGAGAAGCTATGGGAGGACGTGTGCTAGTAGATCCTGAAAAACACTTCTTACTAGGTCAACCAACAACAGAAAAACTAGAAGAATACTATACTAAACCAAAAACAGAGAAGAAAGGTCTGCGTATAGGATTATTAGCTAGTAACCCAGAACTATACAGCAATAAAAGAATTATAGAAGCAGGAGAATTAAGAGGTCACGAAATGCACTTCTTAAATCTGAAGTACTGTTATATGAAACTAGATGCTAACCAACCTGAGATACACTATCGAGGTGGAAGAGTTCTTAATGATTTTGACGCAGTAATACCTCGTATACGACCAAGTATGACCTATTATGGATGTGCCTTAACTAGACATTTCGAATCTCTTAAAGTATATAGCTTAAATAGTGCTGCAGCGATAGCTCAGTCAAGAGATAAACTGTTTTCTCTTCAGTTATTATTAAATAACGGTGTAGACATACCTACTACAGGTTTTGCTAACTCACCTTTAGACACTAATGATTTAATAAAGATGGTGGGAGGAAGTCCTCTTATTGTAAAATTATTAGAAGGGACACAAGGTAAAGGTGTAGTACTAGCAGAAACTAAAAAAGCAGCAGAAAGTGTGATCAATGCATTCAAAAGTCTTAATGCAAACATCTTAGTACAAGAGTTCATTAAAGAGGCGAATGGTAAGGATATACGTTGCTTCGTGGTAGACGGAAAAGTTGTAGCTGCTATACAACGTGAAGCCCTACCTGGTGAGTTTAGAGCTAATATTCACTTGGGAGGAACAGCATCTGTAATTAAAGTAACACCAGAAGAGAAAAAGATAGCTATCAAAGCTGCTAAAGCTATGAACCTAAAAGTAGCTGGAGTAGATATTATTCGCTCTGCTAAAGGCCCTCTTCTACTAGAAGTAAACTCTTCTCCTGGATTAGAAGGAATAGAAGGTGCTACAAATAAAGATATTGCTTCAGAGATGATTAAAGCGATAGAAAAACAAGTAAAATGGTAA